Sequence from the Paenibacillus tundrae genome:
CCAATGGGAACTTGTTTCATTAATTCGTCCATAGCATCACTTTCCGTGGCTAACATATTTTCTACCATTGGCGTTTCAATGATCCCAGGACAAACTGCATTAATACGAATTCCTCTTGAAGCGTACTCTAAAGCAGTACTTTTCGTTAAACCCAATACGCCGTGTTTAGATGCATGGTATACAGAACGTTCGGGAACACCTATTAATCCACCCATTGAAGAACAATTAACGATCGCCCCTTCTGTCCCTTGCTTTCTTAACTGTAACAACTCATGCTTCATACAAAGCCAAATTCCCTTCGTATTAACGTTCATAACATCATCGTAAACGTCTTCGTTCAAATCAACCGTATCTGTCGCAGCATTTTGAATACCAGCATTATTATAGGCATAATCTAGTTTTCCAAATGTAGCTACTGTTTTCTCCACCATGGATTCAACAGATCTCTCATTCGAAACATCACATTGGATGGATATTGCCTGGTAACCTGCATTGATCAAGTCTTGTGCTTCTTGTTTAGGTTCATTTATATCCACTAAAGCTACGCTTGCACCTTCTTTAGCAAATAATTGTGCGGTTGCCAGTCCGATACCACCTTTTGCTCCAGTTACAATTACCACTTTATCTTTCATAGATACTGTCATTGTTGCTGTCATGAAAATTCCTCCTAATAATAAATTGAACTGCAATTGTTTAATCAACTCATGTTAATTATTTTAAACAAGATCCGGTTTCTTTCAATAGTCAATAATTCAAGATCTGTGCGTTTATCAACAGCCCAGCCATAATTGCCGATTATCTTAAGCAGAGCGGTCTTAAAAATGAGCAAAGCAATCACTAGACGTTTTGTCATTGTGTCGTGACAAGAACTTGTGTCGATATAACAAAAAAAGCCGCTAGATTTAATAGCGACTTTTACCGATCAACTCTTTTTAAAATCCCTCTTAGAGATCAAAAAGCATTCCATAATTTTAATTTTCAGCAGAATAAACCATCTCATAGGCTTTGCACCGTTGTATGTTATCTCGTACCATCTACACAGTAAAACGTTGAACCAACTTTTGCATATCTTCGGCCATTTTGGCGAGTTTTACTGAGGAGGAAGAGATCTCTTCCATCGCCGCCATTTGCTCTTGAGCTGCTGCAGATGTAGTCTGCGCACCACTAGCCGATACTTTAGATATGTTAGCCATCTCGGCAACTGTAGCAGAAACTTGTTCTGTGCTTGCCGATAACTGCTCTGATACAGCGGATATATCCTGTATTTGACCGACAATGTGGGAAGTAAATTGTTCAATATTCGATATGGTAACCGAAGCTTCTTGACTTACGCGCATGCCTTCACCAACTTGATCACGAACCTTTTTGTTCATTAACGAAGTGGATCTATCGATTAGATCAAACATTTTTCCAATTGTTTCCCCAATTTCGTCTGCACTTTGTTTGGATTGCAGCGATAGTTGGCGAACTTCACCTGCAACGACAGCAAATCCTTTACCATGCTCTCCTGCTCTCGCTGCTTCAATCGATGCATTTAGAGACAGCAGATTTGTTTGCCGAGAAATATCAGCGATGGCTTCATTCATTCGATTCGCTTCAGTTGAGAGCGTAGACAGCTCGTTAATCAATACTGATGTTTCTGTGACAGCATCAAGGATCTGTTCCATCTGTTCTCGAACACTGGTTATGGTTGTACCACCAAGCACGACAGCTCGCTCTGTTTCCTCTGCTGAATACACAATCGCGCCTGCAGACTCAGCAATTGTGCTGATCCCTCGAGCCATTTCTTCAACTGCATTTGCGGCTTGTTCAGCATTTGCGGCTCCGATTACAGCTGTTTCGGCCGTTTGTTGAACTGTCTCAGTAACATGCTGAACAGACAATGTAGTTTGTTTTGTGCTCTCTTGTATCATTTGCGAAGAATTGTTCAGCATAGATGATGTCTGATTAAGTTCACTGACAACCGATTGTAGTGTAATGGTCATTTGGTCAAAATCATCTGCCAATAGCCCGAATTCGTCCTTGTTGGTGAGTCCCACTCGCTCAGACAGATTTCCATCCCTGACATTGCGGGTAGCTGTGCGCAGTTTCTGCATTGGCACCGTGAATGATCTTAGAATAACAAATATAATCAATCCTGCTATAAGAACGGAAATGCTAATGACAATATAGCTTGTAACCATAATCGGTTTTGCTGCTGCTATAAAATCTTCATGCCCCATTAAAGCAATGACATTCCAACCTGTTAAAGCATTGACACCAGTATAGACTTCCAAGTCATACGCAAGGTCAGTCCTGACAAAGTGGGAAAATGCCATAGGCTCATCAGCGCTTAAAGCGGAATTGGGCTGGAGAGGAATTCCACCAACAAGTTCTCCGCCAAGCTCGCCGCCTCCACCTTGCGTGATCGCACCCGTCCAAGCTGCAATTGTTCGATTGGAGTCCACGACAACCAAACTTCCGTTTCCACCAACATTCACGATGGATAACTCTTTTGCGAGAACATCCAAGTCGAGTCTAATACTAGCTACACCTTCTCCTTCTCTAAGAGATTTAGATATGTCCACAACAATTTTACCGGTTAGTTCATCCTTCATGATATTAGAAAAATAAAACTTCCCATCATTGCTTTTTCCATTGTTGTACCAATCATTCTGACGCGGATCATAGGTTGAATCAGCAATTTCTGGGGTAGCTATATATTCCCCCTGTTCGTTTCCAATTGTAATAGAAATAATATCAGGATATGTAGAGGTTAATCGATCCAACTCGGTATGAATTATATCTGCGCTCTCCGTAAGTGAGCTAGGTTCAATCATTGTATCTATATAATGTAATAGTTCTGCTTTAGCACCTACGATGTTATCGATGTTCTGCCCTGTCATAGTTAGAATGGTGTTTATCGGCTCTGTCATTTTCTGCTGAACTTGATCTTTAGCACTTTGATATGAATAATATCCAATCAGTGCAGTTGGAATAATGAGAACACTAAGAAATGCTACAGTTAGTTTAGTACTCATTTTGTGGAAAATGCTAAGTCCTTTCTTGATAGATAATAATCTTTTGCTTTTTTCCTTCAAGTGTATCATCCTCTTTCTCTTTCTATTATGCTTGCTTCGCATTTAAGTCAATAAACGCAAAAAAACCCATATATACACACACTCAAAGAAACGTTGAGCATGTATATACATAGGTTTTGCCTGAAAATTCAGTAACAAGCCTTATTTGATCTGTATTATATCATAAATATGGAGTAAATGGGCTTTTATTCTGGGACTAACGGTCTAGCCGATCGGGTCAATGTTCCTGAGATCATCACACCAATCAATACCGCA
This genomic interval carries:
- a CDS encoding methyl-accepting chemotaxis protein, with the protein product MKEKSKRLLSIKKGLSIFHKMSTKLTVAFLSVLIIPTALIGYYSYQSAKDQVQQKMTEPINTILTMTGQNIDNIVGAKAELLHYIDTMIEPSSLTESADIIHTELDRLTSTYPDIISITIGNEQGEYIATPEIADSTYDPRQNDWYNNGKSNDGKFYFSNIMKDELTGKIVVDISKSLREGEGVASIRLDLDVLAKELSIVNVGGNGSLVVVDSNRTIAAWTGAITQGGGGELGGELVGGIPLQPNSALSADEPMAFSHFVRTDLAYDLEVYTGVNALTGWNVIALMGHEDFIAAAKPIMVTSYIVISISVLIAGLIIFVILRSFTVPMQKLRTATRNVRDGNLSERVGLTNKDEFGLLADDFDQMTITLQSVVSELNQTSSMLNNSSQMIQESTKQTTLSVQHVTETVQQTAETAVIGAANAEQAANAVEEMARGISTIAESAGAIVYSAEETERAVVLGGTTITSVREQMEQILDAVTETSVLINELSTLSTEANRMNEAIADISRQTNLLSLNASIEAARAGEHGKGFAVVAGEVRQLSLQSKQSADEIGETIGKMFDLIDRSTSLMNKKVRDQVGEGMRVSQEASVTISNIEQFTSHIVGQIQDISAVSEQLSASTEQVSATVAEMANISKVSASGAQTTSAAAQEQMAAMEEISSSSVKLAKMAEDMQKLVQRFTV
- a CDS encoding SDR family oxidoreductase; this translates as MTATMTVSMKDKVVIVTGAKGGIGLATAQLFAKEGASVALVDINEPKQEAQDLINAGYQAISIQCDVSNERSVESMVEKTVATFGKLDYAYNNAGIQNAATDTVDLNEDVYDDVMNVNTKGIWLCMKHELLQLRKQGTEGAIVNCSSMGGLIGVPERSVYHASKHGVLGLTKSTALEYASRGIRINAVCPGIIETPMVENMLATESDAMDELMKQVPIGRLAKPEEVASVVLWLCSSSASYIIGQAISVDGGYTVQ